The Sphingomonas aliaeris genome segment CGTGACTGGCACGGTGACCGCATCGACGACGCCCCGAATGATCGCAGCGGCATTGTCCAGATCGCGCATCAATGCCGATCCGGCATCGCCGTTCGTCACCTTTCGAACCGGACACCCCATGTTGATGTCGATGATCGCTGCCCCGCGATCCTCGCTCAGCTTCGCCGCCTCGCCCATTTCATGCGGCGTGCAACCGACGAGCTGCATCGACACCGGATCCTCGCTCGCGTGCCACGCCGCCTTTTGCAGCGACTGGCGCGTTTCGCGGATCGCTGCCTGGCTCGCGACCATTTCGGTCACGTTGAGGCCGGAGCCATAGCGACGCACGAGCGTGCGAAACGGCAGATCCGTCACCCCGGTCATCGGCGCAAGCACGACGGGGCGATCTATCCGGACAGGTCCGACCTGGATGGGGCTGAGTGTTTTCATATATGCCTGAAAAACGGGCAGTAGTTGAAATCGGTAGAAATGGCAAGGCTGGCGAGCGGTTCGCGCTTCGTCTAGGCCTGCCGCCATGACGTCGCCAAACCAACATGCCGGTCCCCGTATCGCTGCGATCATTGTTGCTGCCGGGTCTGGATCACGAAGCGGCAGCGAGATTCCCAAGCAGTTCACGATACTCGCGGGCCTGCCAATGATCGCACACAGCTACCGTGCGTTGCGGGACCACCCAGCTATAGGTCAGGTCGTGGTTGTCATCGGTGACGATCAGGGCGCGATGCTCGCCGCTACGATCCCCGATGCGACCGGCGTAGCCGGCGGCGCAACCCGGCGGCTTTCGGTTCGGGCGGGGTTGGAGGCGTTGGCGGCCGACGCGCCACGCGCCGTCCTGATCCACGACGCGGCCCGCCCCTTTCTATCGGCTGCGGTCATCGACCGCCTGGTCGCCGCGCTCGACACGTCGGACGGCGCCCTCCCCGCTTTGCCGGTCGCGGACACGCTGGCGCGGGGGGACACGGTCCTCGGAGAAACTGTCGATCGTGAAGGCTTGTGGCGGGTGCAGACCCCACAGGCGTTCCGGTTCGAGACCATCCTCGCCGCTCACCGTGATTGGGCGTTCGACGAACCGACGGACGATGCGCAGATGGTGCGACGGCTTGGCGGCACCGTCGCAATGGTGGAAGGAGATACCATGCTCGAAAAAATCACCTATCCATCCGACTTCGCCGCCGCCGAGGCGCGCATCGCCCCGCCACCGCTTATTTCGCGCAGTGCGAGCGGCTTCGATGTCCACCGGCTTGAGGTGGGCGAGGAGCTTTGGCTCGGTGGCATACTGATTCCGCATGACAAGGGCCTGTCGGGTCATAGCGATGCCGACGTCGCGCTTCATGCAATCACCGACGCGCTGCTGGGCACGATTGCGGCGGGCGATATCGGGACGCATTTCCCGCCGAGCGATCCGCAGTGGAAAGGCGCAGACTCCGCGCAATTCTTGCAGCATGCCGCCACTCTCGTCCGCACCGAGGGCGGGGTGATAGATTTTGTCGACCTGACCCTGATGTGCGAGGCGCCGAAGATCGGTCCGCACCGGGAGGCGATGCGCACTCGGATCGCAGGTTTACTCGAACTGACGCCGCGCCAGGTGAGCGTGAAAGCCACGACGACCGAACGCCTGGGGTTCACCGGTCGCGGCGAAGGCATTGCGGCACAGGCCGTTGCGACCATACGGATCCCGGCATGAAACCCATTCTGGCCCTACTGCTTGGCATCAGTTTGATCGCGTCCCCGGCGGCCGCACAGCCGCTTCGCTGCCTGCAACCCCAGGAAGCGGAGTCGCTCGCGCTCGTGGCGTTGCCCGATATCCTGCGCGAGACCGTGCGCACCTGCGCAACCACCTTGCCGGCATCGTCTTTCGTCCGGGCGAATTCTGCGCCGTTGATCGCCAAGTATCAGGTCGAGGCGGACCGCGCCTGGCCCGCCGCGCAACGCGCGCTGCTCAAGCTCAGCGATCCGATGATCGAACCCCTGCTCAACACGCAGATCGCACGCCAAATGCTGACCGCTCTTGCCGTTTCACAGATTGTCGGACGGATCGACGTTGCGGATTGCAATACGATCGACCGGCTGGCGTCATTGCTCCAGCCTTTGCCGCCGCGTAACACCGCAGGCCTGATCGTCACCTCGCTTCAATACCTGAAGGCGCGTAAGGCCTCCGGTGCGAAGGCGGTGAAGGACGTTCCCGAACTGCCGATCTGTGCGGAGCCAAAGCGATGACGATAGACACGTTGCTGCCGGTCGAACTGGTCGAAGCCGCCCGGAAGGTGGTCGAGCGCAATCTCGCAATCGGTCGTCGTGTCAGTATCGCCGAAAGCTGCACGGGCGGTCTGGTCGCCGCTGCGATCACCGAAATTCCGGGATCGTCCGAAGTGCTCGGATGCAGTTTCGTGACCTATTCCAACGAGGCGAAGCTCGATCTGCTGCGTGTCAGCTCGGACGTGCTCGAAACGTTCGGAGCGGTATCGATCGCGGTCGCCTGGAGCATGGCGCAAGGGGCGCTGGAACGAAGCGGCGCGGATGTGGCTGTCGCGATCACGGGAATCGCCGGGCCAGACGGCGGGTCAGACAAGAAGCCGGTCGGCACCGTCGTCTTCGCGCGTGCCGAAAAGGGTGCGGACCCGGCCAATATCGTCGCCGACCGCAAGCAGTTCGGTGATCTCGGCCGCGGCGGGGTCCGCCTTCAGGCTGCGCTATGCGCGCTCGAATTGCTGTTGCCGCCCGACGCCGAGGAAGGCCCGTAAAGCACCGCCGCCCGTTCCTCGAACGCGCCGATCATCTTGCGCAGCGCGGTTCCGAACACCTGCCCCGCGAGCATTTCGAACACGCGGTTCTTGAACGCGAAATCTACCGTGAAGTCGACGAAGCACGCACTGTCGCCATCGGGTCGGAACGTCCAGTCGTTGCGAAGGTACTTCAACGGCCCATCGAGGTAATCGACCTCGATATGGCCGGGCCGCTCCTTCTTCACCTTCGACGTGAAGGTCTCGCGCAGCCCCTTGAAGCCGACGATCATGTCGGCGACCATCTCAGTCTCGCTGTTCGACCGGACACGGATCGCTGTGACCCAGGGCAGGAATTCGGCGTAGCGCCGGACGTCCGCCACCATGTCGAACATCTGTTCGCAGCTATAGGGAAGCCGCCGGGTTTCGGAATGACGCGGCATCAGGCTTTGGCGAGCTTCGCCTCACGCGCGGCGCGCAGGCGCATGAAATCGTCCCCGGCGTGATAGCTCGAACGGGTGAGTGGCGAGGATGCGACCAACAGGAAGCCCTTCGCGCGGGCGATCGCGGCATAAGCATCGAACGCCTTGGGTGTGACGAAATCGATCACTTTCGCATGTCGCGGCGTCGGCTGCAGATACTGGCCGAGCGTCAGGAAATCGATGTCGGCGCTGCGCATGTCGTCCATCACCTGATGCACTTCCATACGCTCCTCCCCCAAGCCCATCATCATGCCGGACTTGGTGAAGATCGACGGATCGTGCCGCTTCACGCTCTCCAGCAGACGAAGCGAGGCGTAATAGCGCGCGCCCGGCCGGATCGTTGGGTATAGCCGCGGCACGGTTTCCAGATTGTGGTTGTACACGTCCGGCCCCGCCTCGACGATCGACTCGACCGCGGCCTGCGCCTTGTTCCGGAAATCCGGTGTCAGGATTTCGATCGTGGTGTCGGGCGTCGTACGGCGCAGCGCCTGAATGACCTTCACGAACTGCGAAGCGCCGCCATCCGGGAGATCGTCGCGATCGACCGATGTAATGACGATGTGGCTCAGCCCCAGTTCGGCAGCGGCGTCGGCAGTGTGCTGCGGCTCCAGCACGTCGACCTTGCGCGGCATACCCGTCTTAACGTTGCAGAAGGCGCAGGCGCGGGTGCACGTATCGCCCAGGATCATTACCGTAGCGTGCTTCTTGGTCCAGCATTCCCCGATATTGGGGCAGGCCGCTTCCTCGCACACCGTATTCAAGCCGAGACGACGCATCATCGCCTTGGTTTCGCCGAAGCCCGTGCTGGTCGGCGCCTTGACGCGGATCCAGTCCGGCTTGCGCTGGCGCGGCGCAACGGGGTCGACAGGGACGGCGAGCGGGGTCATCTCGTTCATGGGGTGCAGATAGCGACGGAGAGCGACCGACACAACACGCCGCCCGATGGACCTTTTCGGCGAACCGCGTTTTCTGCTGTTCGCCGCTCAGTTTTTAACGAGGATCAATGATGACCGAATTTACCGATCTCCTGTCCGGCTACCAACGCTTCCGCGCGGACGATTACGAGCAGGAACGTGAACGCTGGGAACAGTTGCGCGAAGGCCAGAGCCCGAAGGTGATGGTGATCGCCTGTTCGGACAGCCGCGTCGATCCGACGCAGATCTTCGACGCATCCCCCGGCGAGATGTTCGTCGTACGCAACGTCGCCAATCTGGTGCCGCCGTTCGAGGATACGAACGGTCGCCACGGCGTGTCCGCAGCGCTGGAATTTGCCGTCACCCAATTGGAAGTGACTGATATCCTCGTGATGGGCCACGGATCCTGCGGCGGCGTGTCGGCGGCATTGTCGCGCAAGTTTGCCGATCAGCCCCCTGGCGAAGGCGGCTTCATCGCGCATTGGGTCGATATGCTGGACGCTGCGCGCGACAGGATCGTCGAGGAGCACGGTACCGGGCCGGAAGCGGTCAGGGCGCTCGAACTCGAAACCGTTCGCGTCTCGATCGCGAATCTGCGCACTTTCCCCTTCGTTCCGGAACGTGAGGCTGCCGGCAAGCTACGGCTGCGGGGCGCCTATTTCGCGATCGCCGATGGTGTGCTCCATGTCATGGATGATGACGGAGAATTCGCCCCGGCCGCGTAAGCGGAGCGAACCAGTCTCGCTGGAAGATCGTCACCTCGGCCCATTACCGGGGTGACGACTTCAAAATGCAAAGCAGGTCTTGTCGTTAACTACCCACGCCGAAAGACGATTATCGTCAAAGCCCCAGCGCTTTGCGCGCGATCTTTTCGATTTCCGGATCAAGTTCAGGCGGCTTCATGTCTACCGCTGCCTCAAGCCGATCGGCGATGATCGTCAGCGCCGCAATCCGCGCCGCCTTCTTGTTGTTTCCATCGATCGCATGCCACGGTGCCCAACGCGTATCCGTGCGACGGAACATTTCCGCCATCGCATCCAGATAATCGTCGCGCTTGTCCCGGTTGCGATAGTCGTCAGCGCCTGTTTTCCACCGCTTCCACGGATGCTCCAGCCGGGCCTTCAGCCGCTTGTCCTGTTCGTCCTGCGTGATGTGCACGAACAGCTTGACGATCGTCGTTCCGGAATCGACCTGCTGCCCCTCGAATTCGTTGATCTCGTCATAGCCGCGGCGCCACTGTGCCTCCGTCGAGTATTTTTCGACGCGCTCGACCAGTACGCGGCCATACCAGCTGCGATCGAACACGCCGATATTGCCGTTCGCGGGGAGGCGCTGCCAGAAGCGCCACAGGAAATGTCGCGCCAGTTCGTCTTCGGACGGCGCCTTGATCGGCCATACCTCGAAATTACGCGGATCCCATTCGGCGGTGAGCCGCTGGATAATCCCGCCCTTTCCCGCCGAGTCCCAGCCCTCGAACACGATCAACGCGCGTTTCTTATGGACGATATGCGCCACCTGGATGTGCGCCAGCCGGGTCTGCAACGCGATCAGATCGTCGCTATAGTCGCCGTCATATTTCTTGCCGTCTTCGAAGTCGGACAGGTTGATCGTCATGCAGGTTCCCGATTGCGGCCTCTGGAAGTCGAACGTCCGAAGATCGCGGCAGTTCAGATCGCGCCGAACCGCCGCTTCGATATCATTCCGGCCGAACCGCTTCGGTCACCGGCTTCACGCCGATCGGCGTCACCGTCTTCAGGTTGAGTTCCTTCAACTGCTTCTCGGTGGCGAAGTTGGGCGCGCCCATCATCAGGTCTTCCGCCTTCTGGGTCATCGGGAAGGTGATGACCTCGCGGATGTTCGGCTCGTCGGCGAGCAGCATGACGATGCGATCGACGCCCGGCGCGGAGCCACCGTGCGGCGGGGCGCCGCATTTGAACGCGTTGATCATCCCGGCAAAGTTCAAATCCACGTCGGCCTGCGTGTAGCCGGCGATCTCGAACGCCTTGTACATAATCTCGGGCTTGTGGTTCCGGATCGCACCCGACGACAGTTCGATCCCGTTGCAGACGATATCGTATTGGTACGCCAGGATATCGAGCGGGTTCATCGTTTCCAGCGCTTCCATCTCGCCTTGCGGCATGGAGAAGGGGTTGTGGCTGAAATCGACCTTCTTCGCGTCCTCGTCATATTCGAACATCGGGAAATCGACGATCCAGCAGAATTCGAACGTCTTGTCGTCGATCAAGCCCAATTGGTCGGCGACGCGTGTCCGCGCCAGGCCCGCCAGCTTTGCAGCCTGCGCTTCCTTGCCGGCCGAGAAGAAGATGCCGTCGTTGGGGCCGAGGCCCAGCGCTTCGGCGATCGCCTTCATGCCCTCCTGACCGTGATTGTTCGCGATCGGGCCACCGAACACGCCGTCCTTCTGGGTGGCATAGCCGAGGCCCGGAAAGCCTTCCGATTGTGCCCACGAATTCATCTCGTCGAAGAATTTGCGGCTCTTCTCATGCGTGTTAGGCGCGGCGACGGCACGAACGACATCACCGCCCTCGACCATCGAGGCAAAGCGCCCGAAGCCCGATCCGCGGAACAGTTCGGACACGTCGGTGATGATCAGCGGATTGCGGAGATCGGGCTTGTCGTTGCCGTACTTCAGCATCGATTCGCGGTACGGGATGCGCTTGAACGGCAGCGGCGAAACCTTCCGGCCCTTACCCTGCCAGTCGGCGAATTCCTCGAACACACCGTGCAGCACCGGTTCGATCGCCGCGAACACGTCTTCCTGCGTGACGTAGCTCATCTCGAAATCGAGCTGGTAGAATTCGCCCGGCGAGCGATCCGCGCGAGCATCCTCGTCGCGGAAGCAGGGTGCAATCTGGAAATAGCGGTCGAACCCGGCGACCATTAGCAGCTGCTTGAACATCTGCGGGGCTTGCGGCAGCGCGTAGAACTTGCCCGGATGCACCCGGCTGGGCACCAGATAGTCGCGCGCGCCCTCGGGCGACGATGCTGTCAGGATCGGGGTCTGGAATTCGGTGAAGCCCTGCCCGATCATCCGCTGGCGCAGCGACGAAATGACGTTCGACCGCAACATGACGTTCGCGTGCAACCGTTCGCGACGCAGGTCGAGGAAACGGTAGCGCAACCGGATATCCTCGGGATATTCGTTCTCGCCGAACACCGGCATCGGCAGTTCCTGCGCGGAGGACTGCACGACCACGTCACGCGCACGCACTTCGATCTCGCCCGATGGCAGGTTCTTGTTAACCGTCTCCGCCGATCGCGCGACCACGTCGCCGGTAATCGTGACGACCGATTCAGCGCGCAATTTGTCCAGCACCGCATGAGTCGGGCTGTCGCTGTCGGTCACGATCTGCGTGATGCCGTAATGGTCGCGAAGATCGACGAACAGCAGGTTGCCGTGATCGCGCTTGCGGTGGACCCAGCCCGAAAGCTTGACCGAACTTCCGACATCGGCGGCGCGAAGCTGTGCGCAAGTGTGCGTGCGATAAGCGTGCATTATCTATTCCCAAACTGCCGTCGATCCGCCCGTGGAGGATCACGGATAAGGGGTGTGCGCTTCCCTTCCCATGCCGCCTTTGTCAACCCGCTCACCTGTCGCTATGGACGCAAGATGCATATCCACCCCCTCATCACCGACAGCGCGACCCTCGCCAATTTGTGCGCTCGCCTGTCCACCGCCGACTTCGTTTGCGTCGATACCGAATTCATGCGCGAGAATACGTTCTGGCCGGAATTGTGCCTGATCCAGATCGCCGACGAGAATGAGGCCGCGGCGATCGATCCGATGGCGCCGGGCCTCGACATGAAGCCCCTGCTCGACCTTATGACCGAGAATCAAGAGGTCCTGAAGGTCTTCCATGCCGGCGGTCAGGATCTTGAGATCATCTACAATCTCACCGGCAAGACGCCCTATCCGCTGTTCGACACGCAGGTGGCCGCGATGGCGCTGGGCCAGGGCGAACAGATCGGATACTCCAATCTGGTCGACGCCTATCTCGGCATCGTCGTCGACAAGGGCGCGCGGTTCACGGACTGGAGCCGCCGTCCGCTCGACGCGCGGCAGATCGAATATGCCATCGGCGACGTCACGCACCTTGCAGCAATCTTCCCCAAGATGCTCCAGCGCCTGAGGAAAACCGGGCGCGGCGCGTGGCTCGACCAAGAAATGGAGCGGATCGGCGATCCCGCCAATTACGCCAACGACCCTGACGAGGCATGGAAGCGCATTCGCGTTCCCGGCCGGAAGCCCGATTTGCTGGGTCGGCTTAAGGCTCTGGCGCGGTGGCGCGAGATGGAGGCGCGTCAGAAGGATCTTCCCCGCGGCCGGATCGTCAAGGACGAGACGATCGCCGATATCGCCGGACACCCACCGCGGAAACAGGCCGATCTGGCAAAGGTTCGTGGTCTTTCTGCGACCTGGGCGACGAACGACATCGGTGCGCGGCTGATGGCGGCGCTCGACACCGCCGTGCCGATGAGCGCCGACGAGATGCCGCAGCGCGACGATCGCAAGCCAGGACTCGGCAAGGACGGCGCGCTGGTTGCTGACTTACTGAAGTTGTTGCTGAAGATACGTGCGAAGGAGATCGACGTTGCGCCGCGCCTGCTGGCCCGCAGCGACGACCTTGAGGCGCTTGCGGCAGGTACGCGTGCTGGGCTTTCGATCCTGGACGGCTGGCGGTTCGAACAGTTCGGTCGCGATGCGCTGGATCTGGTCGAGGGGCGGCTGGCTTTTGCGGTGGTCAACGGCAAGCTTAAGATGACGCTGACGGAGGATGAGGCGTGAAGATCGTTGTGATCGCGCTCGGCGCACTGGCATTGACCGCGTGCATGGAGAGCCGCCCTGCCCCAATGCCGGCACCAGCAGGTGCTTGCGATGCAGCACCTGTCCAGGCGTTGATAGGGAAGCCAGCAGGTCCGTCTTTCGTCGAGAAAGTCCGCCGTCAATCCGGTTCGGCGCTGGCACGCCGGATCACACCCGAGATGCGCGTGACGATGGATTTCCGTGCCGATCGCGTGAACGTCTGGGTAAGTACGAACGGCACGGCGGAACGCATCACCTGCGGCTGAGTGCTTCGTACGGCGCTGACGTTATCCCAGCACTGCCGCCTTCCGCTGAACCGCATTGGCGAGCGCGATATGGCGCCGCTCGACCGCGTCGCCGTACAGCGCGCGGTCGCCATCGGACAGGTGCAGCGCGACGAGCATGCCATCCTCGCTCAATCGCGATCGTTGCAGCGGGCCGGCCAATCCGCCGCTGAGCCGCTGGCCCAGCCGCATCGCCAATCCCCAGGCGACCGCGCGCTTCAGGTCCGCGGCCGGGGCAAGCACGGCGAGCGGTGCCGGCGCATTGGTCCCGCCGCCAAGCGAGGTGAACAAGGCCTGCGCCATCAACGCGCGCCCGCGCGCGTCGATCGCGACCCAATTGCCGTGCAGCGCGATCTCGACCCCGCGTTCGGCGCGGAATTCCGGATTGGCGCGCCAGCCGACGTCGGACAGGTGGCAGGCCGCGTGCCGCAACCGCGCCATCGCCGGCGTATCGCGATCGAACAACGGTGCGATCCAGCGGTCGAGCAGGTCGCCATGTTCCGGGAAGCGCCCATGCCGTTGCCCTTCCTCACGCGTCGCCACGATCAACGGATCGAGCGCACGGCATTCCGCCCCAAGCGCGCCGTAAAGGAGCCCCTCGCGCAGCCCGAAGGCCGAGACGATCGTCGTCGAACTCCCGAGATGCTTAAGCAACGCGGACAGCAGGGCCGCGCCGTCGCCGAGGGTCGTGACACGCGCCGAAGACAGGCCTGGCACGCCGCGCAACCACTGTTTGTTGACGTGGCTGATCGT includes the following:
- a CDS encoding bifunctional 2-C-methyl-D-erythritol 4-phosphate cytidylyltransferase/2-C-methyl-D-erythritol 2,4-cyclodiphosphate synthase, producing the protein MTSPNQHAGPRIAAIIVAAGSGSRSGSEIPKQFTILAGLPMIAHSYRALRDHPAIGQVVVVIGDDQGAMLAATIPDATGVAGGATRRLSVRAGLEALAADAPRAVLIHDAARPFLSAAVIDRLVAALDTSDGALPALPVADTLARGDTVLGETVDREGLWRVQTPQAFRFETILAAHRDWAFDEPTDDAQMVRRLGGTVAMVEGDTMLEKITYPSDFAAAEARIAPPPLISRSASGFDVHRLEVGEELWLGGILIPHDKGLSGHSDADVALHAITDALLGTIAAGDIGTHFPPSDPQWKGADSAQFLQHAATLVRTEGGVIDFVDLTLMCEAPKIGPHREAMRTRIAGLLELTPRQVSVKATTTERLGFTGRGEGIAAQAVATIRIPA
- a CDS encoding CinA family protein, translated to MTIDTLLPVELVEAARKVVERNLAIGRRVSIAESCTGGLVAAAITEIPGSSEVLGCSFVTYSNEAKLDLLRVSSDVLETFGAVSIAVAWSMAQGALERSGADVAVAITGIAGPDGGSDKKPVGTVVFARAEKGADPANIVADRKQFGDLGRGGVRLQAALCALELLLPPDAEEGP
- a CDS encoding type II toxin-antitoxin system RatA family toxin, producing the protein MPRHSETRRLPYSCEQMFDMVADVRRYAEFLPWVTAIRVRSNSETEMVADMIVGFKGLRETFTSKVKKERPGHIEVDYLDGPLKYLRNDWTFRPDGDSACFVDFTVDFAFKNRVFEMLAGQVFGTALRKMIGAFEERAAVLYGPSSASGGNSNSSAHSAA
- the lipA gene encoding lipoyl synthase: MNEMTPLAVPVDPVAPRQRKPDWIRVKAPTSTGFGETKAMMRRLGLNTVCEEAACPNIGECWTKKHATVMILGDTCTRACAFCNVKTGMPRKVDVLEPQHTADAAAELGLSHIVITSVDRDDLPDGGASQFVKVIQALRRTTPDTTIEILTPDFRNKAQAAVESIVEAGPDVYNHNLETVPRLYPTIRPGARYYASLRLLESVKRHDPSIFTKSGMMMGLGEERMEVHQVMDDMRSADIDFLTLGQYLQPTPRHAKVIDFVTPKAFDAYAAIARAKGFLLVASSPLTRSSYHAGDDFMRLRAAREAKLAKA
- a CDS encoding carbonic anhydrase; protein product: MTEFTDLLSGYQRFRADDYEQERERWEQLREGQSPKVMVIACSDSRVDPTQIFDASPGEMFVVRNVANLVPPFEDTNGRHGVSAALEFAVTQLEVTDILVMGHGSCGGVSAALSRKFADQPPGEGGFIAHWVDMLDAARDRIVEEHGTGPEAVRALELETVRVSIANLRTFPFVPEREAAGKLRLRGAYFAIADGVLHVMDDDGEFAPAA
- a CDS encoding polyphosphate kinase 2 family protein, yielding MTINLSDFEDGKKYDGDYSDDLIALQTRLAHIQVAHIVHKKRALIVFEGWDSAGKGGIIQRLTAEWDPRNFEVWPIKAPSEDELARHFLWRFWQRLPANGNIGVFDRSWYGRVLVERVEKYSTEAQWRRGYDEINEFEGQQVDSGTTIVKLFVHITQDEQDKRLKARLEHPWKRWKTGADDYRNRDKRDDYLDAMAEMFRRTDTRWAPWHAIDGNNKKAARIAALTIIADRLEAAVDMKPPELDPEIEKIARKALGL
- the aspS gene encoding aspartate--tRNA ligase, with the protein product MHAYRTHTCAQLRAADVGSSVKLSGWVHRKRDHGNLLFVDLRDHYGITQIVTDSDSPTHAVLDKLRAESVVTITGDVVARSAETVNKNLPSGEIEVRARDVVVQSSAQELPMPVFGENEYPEDIRLRYRFLDLRRERLHANVMLRSNVISSLRQRMIGQGFTEFQTPILTASSPEGARDYLVPSRVHPGKFYALPQAPQMFKQLLMVAGFDRYFQIAPCFRDEDARADRSPGEFYQLDFEMSYVTQEDVFAAIEPVLHGVFEEFADWQGKGRKVSPLPFKRIPYRESMLKYGNDKPDLRNPLIITDVSELFRGSGFGRFASMVEGGDVVRAVAAPNTHEKSRKFFDEMNSWAQSEGFPGLGYATQKDGVFGGPIANNHGQEGMKAIAEALGLGPNDGIFFSAGKEAQAAKLAGLARTRVADQLGLIDDKTFEFCWIVDFPMFEYDEDAKKVDFSHNPFSMPQGEMEALETMNPLDILAYQYDIVCNGIELSSGAIRNHKPEIMYKAFEIAGYTQADVDLNFAGMINAFKCGAPPHGGSAPGVDRIVMLLADEPNIREVITFPMTQKAEDLMMGAPNFATEKQLKELNLKTVTPIGVKPVTEAVRPE
- the rnd gene encoding ribonuclease D yields the protein MHIHPLITDSATLANLCARLSTADFVCVDTEFMRENTFWPELCLIQIADENEAAAIDPMAPGLDMKPLLDLMTENQEVLKVFHAGGQDLEIIYNLTGKTPYPLFDTQVAAMALGQGEQIGYSNLVDAYLGIVVDKGARFTDWSRRPLDARQIEYAIGDVTHLAAIFPKMLQRLRKTGRGAWLDQEMERIGDPANYANDPDEAWKRIRVPGRKPDLLGRLKALARWREMEARQKDLPRGRIVKDETIADIAGHPPRKQADLAKVRGLSATWATNDIGARLMAALDTAVPMSADEMPQRDDRKPGLGKDGALVADLLKLLLKIRAKEIDVAPRLLARSDDLEALAAGTRAGLSILDGWRFEQFGRDALDLVEGRLAFAVVNGKLKMTLTEDEA
- a CDS encoding I78 family peptidase inhibitor, which produces MKIVVIALGALALTACMESRPAPMPAPAGACDAAPVQALIGKPAGPSFVEKVRRQSGSALARRITPEMRVTMDFRADRVNVWVSTNGTAERITCG